One part of the Vibrio hyugaensis genome encodes these proteins:
- a CDS encoding putative 2-aminoethylphosphonate ABC transporter substrate-binding protein, with the protein MMKNRLMKGSLAALVSLLATNAMAAQEVTVYTAFETDILAKYKSAFEKDNPDIKIKWVRDSTGIMTAKLLAEKNNPQAEVVWGLAGSSMALLKDEGLLKPYTPKGLEELHANLNDPQSNQAWFGNDAFFNAVCFNEAVAKQLNLPKPTSWEDLTKPVYKGHIAMPNPASSGTGYMQVSAWLQNMGEDQAWNYMRDLDKNIAHYTHSGSKPCVQAGMGEVAIGISMASRGAKLKTQGAPLAVITPKGIGWESEAVGLVKESDAAKRVVDWSISKAANELYVEMYPVVAHKEVKATVSNFPNVQENMAKMDFAQMGSKRAEILAAWSEKFDAKSEPKS; encoded by the coding sequence ATGATGAAAAACCGTTTGATGAAAGGATCGCTGGCTGCACTTGTCTCTCTGCTAGCTACGAATGCAATGGCAGCACAGGAAGTCACGGTTTACACCGCTTTCGAAACTGACATTCTTGCTAAATACAAGTCTGCGTTTGAGAAAGATAACCCAGATATCAAGATTAAGTGGGTTCGCGATTCCACCGGTATCATGACGGCGAAATTGCTGGCAGAAAAGAACAACCCTCAAGCGGAAGTGGTTTGGGGTCTGGCTGGCTCGTCAATGGCACTGCTTAAAGATGAAGGTCTTCTTAAGCCTTACACACCAAAAGGTTTGGAAGAGCTGCACGCGAACCTAAACGACCCTCAATCAAACCAAGCTTGGTTTGGTAACGATGCGTTCTTTAACGCAGTTTGTTTCAACGAAGCGGTAGCGAAACAACTTAACCTACCGAAACCAACGTCTTGGGAAGACCTAACAAAGCCGGTTTACAAAGGTCACATTGCAATGCCGAACCCAGCGTCTTCAGGCACTGGCTACATGCAGGTTTCTGCTTGGCTACAAAACATGGGTGAAGATCAGGCATGGAACTACATGCGTGACCTAGACAAGAACATTGCACACTACACGCACTCGGGCTCTAAGCCATGTGTTCAAGCGGGCATGGGTGAAGTGGCTATCGGTATTTCGATGGCGAGCCGTGGCGCGAAGTTGAAAACACAGGGTGCACCACTAGCGGTTATCACACCAAAAGGCATCGGCTGGGAATCAGAAGCCGTTGGTCTAGTAAAAGAGTCTGATGCAGCGAAGCGCGTTGTCGACTGGTCAATCTCTAAAGCGGCAAACGAGCTTTACGTGGAAATGTACCCAGTGGTTGCACATAAAGAAGTGAAAGCGACCGTATCTAACTTCCCTAACGTTCAAGAGAACATGGCGAAGATGGACTTCGCGCAAATGGGTAGCAAGCGTGCAGAAATTCTAGCGGCATGGTCTGAGAAGTTTGATGCGAAATCTGAGCCAAAGTCTTAA
- a CDS encoding aspartate aminotransferase family protein, with translation MTQNIKPTHFRSEGDVNTTPARQAWNASMDDERTQALLKRDSEVFLHQAMSTPCLDTLEAAEGIYIQDAKGKKYMDFHGNNVHQLGYGHPHVIKRVQEQIAKLPFSPRRFTNETAIECAEKLTQICGGELNRVLFAPGGTSAVGMALKLARHITGNYKVVSLWDSFHGASLDAISVGGEACFRQGMGPLMAGVERIPPSVSYRGAFPVADGSDVHYADYLEYVIEKEGGVGAFIAEAVRNTDVQVPSKAYWKRIREICDKHNVMLIIDDIPNGMGRSGEWFTYQAYDIEPDMLCIGKGLGGGLVPIAAMVTKDKYNTAEQISMGHYTHEKSPIGCAAALATMEAIEQDGLLDKAKADSQFMREKLLEMKAKYPVIGDVRGIGMLWGIELVTDYESKARAYDEAEAVLYQCLNNGVSFKVSQGNVIQLSPPLIITREQLTEALAIFEEAIAKVCKDFNYI, from the coding sequence ATGACTCAGAATATCAAACCGACCCATTTCCGCAGCGAAGGTGATGTCAACACGACACCAGCGCGCCAAGCTTGGAATGCATCGATGGACGACGAACGCACGCAAGCATTACTGAAGCGTGATTCGGAGGTCTTTCTTCATCAAGCCATGTCGACGCCTTGCTTAGATACCTTGGAAGCAGCAGAAGGCATCTACATCCAAGATGCCAAGGGCAAAAAGTACATGGACTTCCATGGTAATAACGTCCATCAGCTGGGCTACGGTCATCCGCATGTGATTAAACGTGTGCAAGAGCAAATTGCCAAACTGCCTTTTTCACCACGTCGTTTTACCAACGAGACCGCGATTGAATGCGCCGAAAAACTCACCCAAATCTGTGGCGGCGAATTGAACCGCGTGTTGTTTGCTCCGGGTGGCACATCTGCGGTTGGCATGGCACTTAAACTAGCCCGCCATATCACGGGCAACTACAAGGTGGTGTCTCTGTGGGATTCCTTCCACGGCGCATCGCTAGATGCCATCTCAGTGGGTGGCGAAGCGTGCTTCCGCCAAGGCATGGGACCATTAATGGCAGGTGTTGAGCGCATTCCACCATCGGTGTCTTATCGTGGTGCTTTCCCAGTCGCCGACGGTAGCGATGTGCATTACGCCGACTACCTTGAGTACGTAATTGAGAAAGAAGGTGGCGTGGGCGCGTTTATCGCAGAAGCGGTTCGTAATACCGACGTACAAGTGCCGAGCAAAGCCTACTGGAAACGCATCCGTGAAATCTGTGACAAACACAATGTCATGCTGATCATCGACGACATCCCTAACGGCATGGGTCGCAGCGGTGAATGGTTTACCTACCAAGCCTACGACATCGAGCCAGATATGCTCTGCATCGGTAAAGGTTTGGGTGGTGGCTTAGTGCCTATCGCAGCCATGGTGACCAAAGACAAATACAACACCGCCGAGCAAATCTCCATGGGTCACTACACTCATGAGAAAAGCCCTATCGGTTGTGCTGCGGCACTGGCAACCATGGAAGCCATTGAGCAAGACGGCTTGCTAGATAAAGCCAAAGCCGACAGCCAGTTCATGCGTGAAAAGCTGCTAGAGATGAAAGCCAAATACCCAGTGATTGGTGATGTGCGTGGCATCGGCATGTTGTGGGGCATTGAGCTGGTCACCGACTACGAAAGCAAAGCGCGCGCGTATGACGAAGCGGAAGCTGTGTTGTACCAATGCCTCAACAACGGCGTGAGCTTCAAGGTATCGCAAGGCAATGTGATTCAACTCAGCCCACCGCTGATCATAACTCGCGAACAACTGACAGAAGCGTTGGCGATCTTCGAAGAAGCGATCGCCAAAGTGTGTAAAGACTTTAACTACATTTAG
- the phnR gene encoding phosphonate utilization transcriptional regulator PhnR — protein sequence MQYVKIKDSIVEQIEAGMLSPRQKLPAERKLAESFDTTRVTLREALSLLEAEGRIYREDRRGWFISPEPLRYDPTQTLNFPNMAKAQNRVPKTELVAAKGTLANKQAARLLDLQPFSDVYRVDRVRYLEDRPVVFVTNYIRPELFPNLLDYDLSNSLTDIYRDHYGVTYQKIRYRISTSTLLGEMAQALRATAGTPAMVVERINYNQHGELIDCDIEYWRHDAISIESLAELNR from the coding sequence GTGCAATACGTAAAAATTAAAGATTCGATTGTTGAACAGATTGAAGCGGGCATGCTATCGCCGCGTCAAAAACTGCCAGCAGAGCGTAAGTTGGCGGAGTCGTTCGATACTACACGCGTCACTCTGCGTGAAGCTTTATCACTGCTAGAAGCGGAAGGTCGAATCTATCGCGAAGATCGCCGAGGTTGGTTTATCTCACCTGAGCCATTGCGTTATGACCCAACCCAAACGCTGAACTTCCCGAACATGGCGAAAGCGCAAAATCGTGTGCCAAAAACGGAGTTGGTTGCAGCAAAAGGGACGCTGGCAAACAAACAAGCCGCGCGCTTGCTGGACTTACAGCCTTTCTCGGACGTGTACCGAGTCGACCGTGTGCGATACCTCGAAGATAGACCTGTGGTCTTCGTAACAAACTACATTCGCCCAGAGCTGTTTCCGAACCTGCTGGATTACGATTTATCAAATTCATTGACGGACATTTACCGCGATCATTATGGCGTGACGTATCAAAAGATTCGCTACCGCATTTCAACCAGTACTTTGTTGGGTGAAATGGCTCAGGCATTGCGCGCGACAGCCGGCACACCAGCGATGGTAGTGGAGCGCATCAACTACAACCAACACGGCGAGTTGATTGATTGCGATATCGAGTATTGGCGACACGATGCCATAAGCATTGAATCTCTGGCGGAACTCAATCGTTAA
- a CDS encoding DUF3316 domain-containing protein, whose protein sequence is MKRLISLVSLIALTATPIAAFAGGYQWTNNSKTIQGHVVDSKQAAYDMGFEMIKNYQSKSSKELRDEFKSAFDMVDRQSFSITNAKVTVDEFLQDDGQIAYQPILNVKYEYRMREPGNR, encoded by the coding sequence ATGAAACGTTTAATCTCTCTAGTCAGTCTTATCGCATTAACTGCCACTCCTATCGCGGCATTCGCTGGTGGTTACCAATGGACGAATAACAGCAAAACGATCCAAGGTCATGTTGTGGATAGCAAGCAAGCTGCCTACGACATGGGCTTTGAAATGATTAAAAACTACCAAAGCAAGTCTTCTAAAGAGCTACGAGATGAGTTTAAGAGTGCATTTGATATGGTAGACCGTCAGTCGTTTTCCATTACTAATGCAAAAGTTACCGTTGATGAGTTTCTTCAAGATGACGGTCAGATTGCCTATCAACCAATATTGAATGTGAAATATGAATACCGCATGCGTGAACCAGGTAATCGTTAA
- a CDS encoding EamA family transporter encodes MDLLAIVLVVFSAVLHAGWNILGKSNSGSGLAFTMAASFSACFILTPYLIWYLTTIGWTSLPSEFWGLLLISGISQMVYLVGLIVAYKHADVGVVYPIARALPVMMVGAISVALGHELSSQQWLGFLLITLGCMLVPLTNFRQMTLGSYLNVGVFWALIAAIGTTGYSVVDKEALSLLTGQASEILNDQYSAIFYLGVQFWAIGIPALVWCLVTGKPDEIKTAWQIRKTASMAGVMMASTYGLVLFAMTMTDNVSLVVALRQISIVFGLFMGIWFLSEKWYLTRGLGVTSIVAGIILALTN; translated from the coding sequence ATGGATTTGTTGGCGATTGTTCTCGTCGTTTTTTCTGCTGTTCTCCATGCGGGTTGGAATATCCTTGGTAAAAGCAACTCTGGCTCTGGGCTCGCGTTTACCATGGCGGCCAGCTTTTCTGCATGTTTCATCCTTACCCCTTATTTGATTTGGTATTTGACAACCATTGGCTGGACATCATTACCGAGTGAATTTTGGGGATTGCTGTTAATTAGCGGCATTTCACAAATGGTTTATCTGGTCGGTTTGATTGTCGCTTATAAGCACGCAGATGTGGGTGTGGTTTATCCCATTGCTCGAGCGCTGCCTGTGATGATGGTCGGCGCAATCAGTGTGGCATTGGGGCATGAATTATCTAGTCAGCAGTGGCTTGGATTTTTGCTGATTACCCTTGGTTGTATGCTAGTGCCATTGACGAATTTTCGTCAAATGACATTGGGCTCTTATTTGAATGTCGGTGTGTTCTGGGCATTGATTGCTGCAATAGGCACAACGGGTTACTCGGTGGTCGATAAAGAAGCGCTGAGTTTACTCACAGGACAAGCATCAGAGATCTTGAATGATCAGTACAGTGCAATCTTCTACTTGGGCGTGCAGTTTTGGGCGATTGGTATTCCAGCCCTTGTATGGTGCTTAGTTACGGGCAAGCCAGATGAGATTAAGACAGCGTGGCAGATCCGCAAAACCGCCAGCATGGCAGGGGTAATGATGGCATCCACCTACGGCTTGGTGCTGTTTGCGATGACCATGACAGACAACGTTAGCTTGGTCGTAGCACTAAGGCAAATCAGCATTGTGTTTGGATTGTTTATGGGGATTTGGTTTCTGTCTGAGAAATGGTATCTCACCCGAGGACTTGGCGTTACTTCGATCGTGGCGGGGATCATTCTTGCGCTGACGAACTGA
- a CDS encoding outer membrane beta-barrel protein has translation MRYSLVTALVLSTLSLSAHATTNKHIVGTNLGYGVVNYDAPTSEESGDMFLGEVYYRYMLTQNIGIEAGFKGAFDGIGSILVSPISEVTDTSFSGPRLSGYASYPLGAGFELYGKAGVTAYTLEYTYKVNGQSRNIEESSIGGEAAAGIGWSYKHLGLNAEYAYSKNRDFDSGGVMFGAQVRF, from the coding sequence ATGCGTTATTCACTCGTGACGGCTTTGGTGTTGTCGACTCTTTCATTATCAGCGCACGCAACAACCAATAAACACATTGTTGGTACAAATTTAGGATACGGCGTTGTCAATTACGATGCTCCAACAAGCGAAGAGTCCGGCGATATGTTCCTCGGTGAGGTTTACTACCGATACATGCTAACGCAAAACATTGGTATCGAAGCGGGCTTTAAAGGCGCCTTTGACGGTATCGGCTCGATACTTGTCAGCCCAATTTCTGAGGTCACGGATACCAGCTTTTCTGGGCCTAGGCTAAGTGGCTATGCGAGCTATCCACTTGGGGCAGGGTTTGAGTTGTACGGCAAAGCTGGCGTCACCGCCTACACACTGGAGTACACCTATAAAGTAAACGGGCAGAGTCGAAATATCGAGGAGTCGAGCATTGGCGGAGAAGCCGCGGCTGGTATTGGCTGGAGTTACAAACATCTTGGTTTAAATGCGGAATACGCGTATTCCAAAAACCGCGATTTTGATTCTGGCGGCGTGATGTTTGGCGCTCAAGTTCGCTTCTAA
- the phnX gene encoding phosphonoacetaldehyde hydrolase, which yields MSNSPIQAVIFDWAGTIVDFGSFAPTSIFVEAFKQGFDFNIDLEEAREPMGLGKWDHIQAVGRIPAVDKRWNEKFGRSMTSEDIDAIYAAFMPLQKAKVADHAEPILNAIEVVNGLKDKGIKIGSCSGYPREVMDVLIPVAADYGYKPDYVVATDDLPQGGRPAPFMALKNVIELNVTDVNACIKVDDAAPGIDEGHNAGMWTVGLLLSGNEAGLTFKEYQTADEATLNAAREKARAKLLKSSPHYLIDTIADFPEVVADIECRLAAGERP from the coding sequence ATGAGCAACTCACCAATTCAAGCAGTGATCTTTGACTGGGCTGGTACTATCGTCGATTTCGGCTCTTTTGCGCCAACCAGTATCTTTGTAGAGGCGTTCAAGCAAGGCTTTGATTTTAATATCGACCTTGAAGAAGCGCGTGAACCAATGGGGCTTGGTAAGTGGGATCACATCCAAGCTGTGGGTCGTATTCCTGCTGTTGATAAACGCTGGAATGAGAAGTTTGGTCGCTCAATGACTAGCGAAGACATTGACGCTATCTACGCAGCATTTATGCCTCTGCAAAAAGCAAAAGTGGCTGATCATGCAGAGCCTATCTTAAATGCGATTGAAGTTGTGAACGGTCTGAAAGACAAAGGCATCAAGATCGGTTCTTGTTCTGGTTACCCTCGCGAAGTGATGGACGTATTGATTCCAGTGGCAGCGGATTACGGCTACAAACCAGATTACGTAGTAGCAACGGATGACCTGCCTCAAGGTGGTCGCCCTGCACCATTTATGGCACTGAAGAACGTGATTGAGCTGAATGTAACCGACGTTAACGCGTGTATCAAAGTGGATGACGCCGCACCGGGCATTGATGAAGGTCACAACGCCGGTATGTGGACCGTTGGTCTGCTGCTTTCTGGTAACGAAGCCGGTCTGACGTTTAAAGAGTACCAAACTGCGGATGAAGCAACGCTTAATGCCGCTCGTGAAAAAGCCCGTGCAAAATTGCTCAAGAGCTCGCCGCACTACCTCATTGACACCATTGCTGACTTCCCTGAAGTGGTTGCAGATATCGAATGTCGCCTAGCGGCAGGTGAGCGTCCTTAG
- a CDS encoding VirK/YbjX family protein gives MNKSILHHSKTIYSDEYAEIYHPIWTYRAKFIARALFYRKSFNYLADNIEASLLEMLCSRTHRFLEKPFRPYIIKNSPAIDRSELVVDHYNTVSKLLSSELIEQIYTDAKGQTLMTFEIDEILYTVRLVYEARYQKEGEMSLVLHSEEDGNFYTISFTLGHENGARCIMIGGLQGPRSNETSSAKIKKLTRKLYGQRPKSLMVSLLTILARIWGVETILAVKTDSHTYAARRYSKGRIKTDYDALWQELGGIEFDRNFYSLAVNAPRRDIEDMSRSKRSMYRRRYEWLDNTKATFEQILKS, from the coding sequence ATGAATAAATCTATCCTTCATCACAGCAAAACCATTTACTCAGACGAGTACGCTGAGATCTATCACCCTATTTGGACATACCGCGCTAAGTTTATCGCGCGTGCACTGTTCTATCGCAAGTCATTCAACTATCTGGCGGACAATATTGAGGCGTCACTTCTAGAGATGCTTTGTTCTCGTACGCATCGTTTCTTAGAAAAGCCGTTTCGTCCTTACATCATCAAAAATAGCCCAGCAATCGATCGCTCTGAACTTGTGGTTGATCACTACAATACGGTGTCGAAGCTGCTCTCTTCAGAGCTGATTGAACAAATCTATACCGATGCTAAAGGCCAAACTCTGATGACATTTGAGATTGATGAGATCCTCTATACGGTTCGACTTGTTTATGAAGCTCGCTACCAAAAAGAAGGTGAGATGAGCTTGGTATTACATAGCGAAGAAGACGGAAACTTTTACACTATCTCTTTTACGCTCGGGCACGAGAATGGCGCTCGTTGCATCATGATTGGCGGCTTACAAGGTCCACGCAGTAATGAAACCAGCAGCGCAAAAATCAAAAAGCTAACACGTAAACTTTACGGTCAACGTCCAAAAAGCCTGATGGTGAGTTTGCTGACTATTCTGGCGCGAATCTGGGGTGTAGAAACAATTTTGGCGGTCAAAACCGACTCCCACACTTACGCCGCGCGACGCTACAGCAAAGGACGAATCAAAACCGACTATGACGCACTCTGGCAAGAGTTGGGCGGGATAGAGTTCGACCGGAACTTCTACTCCCTTGCGGTGAATGCCCCAAGACGTGATATCGAAGATATGTCTCGCTCAAAACGCTCGATGTATCGTCGTCGTTATGAATGGCTAGACAACACCAAAGCCACATTCGAACAAATCCTAAAAAGCTAA
- a CDS encoding putative 2-aminoethylphosphonate ABC transporter permease subunit, whose protein sequence is MDAKTMTMNSLTTQDKAKSLLGRVSRDNLVLFGLLAGLSTMMVLFILMPLWAMLTKSVQNANGEFVGLANFATYFSSSSLWVSVGNTFTLGVIVTAVVGVLAFGYAYALTRSCMRFKGLFQILGTAPILAPSLLPAISLIFLFGNQGIAKEMLLGSSVYGVIGISMGLIFWTFPHALMILTTSLRTSDARLYEAARALKTSPIKTFFMVTLPAAKYGLISTLIVVFTLVITDFGVPKVIGGSYNVLATDIFKQVVGQQNFAMGAVTSIMLLFPAIMAFGADRWVQKKQKSLFDTRSVPYQPEPNKARDSICLVYCSIISIAVLAVLGMAVYGSLVTFWPWNKALTLNNYNFAEMSTYGWSPFFNSLTLAGWTAVIGTAIIFVGAYCIEKGRAFGPIRQVMQMLSVVPMAVPGMVLGLGYIFYFNDANNPLNVLYGTMAFLVINTVVHYYTVGHMTALTALKQLPSEIEATAASVKLPQYKLFFKVTLPVCLPAILDIATYLFVNALTTTSAVVFLYSTDTIPASVSILNMDDAGQTGAAAAMAVMIMIAAAIAKIVQMTLGKLLENRTQAWRKR, encoded by the coding sequence ATGGATGCGAAGACAATGACGATGAATAGCCTGACCACACAAGACAAAGCAAAATCCCTACTCGGACGTGTCAGCCGCGACAACCTTGTGTTGTTTGGTTTGCTCGCTGGCTTGTCGACCATGATGGTGCTGTTCATCTTAATGCCGCTTTGGGCAATGTTGACCAAGAGTGTGCAAAATGCCAATGGCGAATTTGTCGGTCTGGCAAACTTTGCGACGTACTTTTCTTCTTCAAGCTTGTGGGTGTCGGTGGGCAACACCTTCACTTTGGGCGTGATAGTGACCGCGGTAGTCGGTGTGCTTGCATTTGGCTATGCCTACGCGCTGACTCGTTCATGCATGCGGTTTAAAGGTTTGTTCCAAATTCTAGGTACTGCGCCGATTCTTGCGCCTTCGTTGTTACCAGCGATCAGTTTGATCTTCCTTTTTGGTAATCAAGGCATTGCCAAAGAGATGCTGTTAGGAAGCTCGGTTTACGGTGTGATCGGTATCTCGATGGGTTTGATTTTCTGGACCTTCCCTCATGCATTGATGATCTTGACCACTTCGCTGCGCACTTCAGATGCCCGTTTGTATGAAGCAGCCCGCGCACTTAAAACATCACCCATCAAAACCTTCTTTATGGTGACGTTACCTGCGGCGAAATACGGTTTGATCAGTACGCTTATCGTCGTCTTTACGCTGGTTATTACGGACTTTGGTGTACCGAAAGTGATTGGGGGCAGCTACAACGTTCTGGCGACTGACATCTTCAAGCAAGTTGTGGGGCAGCAAAACTTTGCTATGGGTGCAGTGACCAGCATTATGCTTCTATTTCCTGCGATAATGGCGTTCGGCGCAGACCGTTGGGTTCAGAAAAAGCAAAAGAGCTTATTCGACACACGTTCAGTGCCTTATCAGCCCGAACCTAACAAAGCGCGCGACAGCATTTGTTTGGTTTACTGCAGCATCATTTCTATCGCAGTGCTGGCGGTGCTTGGCATGGCGGTGTATGGCTCGTTAGTTACGTTCTGGCCTTGGAACAAAGCTCTAACGTTAAACAATTACAACTTTGCTGAAATGAGCACTTACGGTTGGAGTCCATTCTTCAACTCACTAACTCTTGCAGGTTGGACGGCAGTTATTGGTACAGCCATCATCTTCGTCGGTGCGTATTGCATTGAGAAAGGGCGTGCATTTGGTCCAATTCGTCAGGTGATGCAAATGCTCAGCGTGGTGCCAATGGCGGTCCCTGGTATGGTGCTTGGCTTGGGTTACATCTTTTACTTCAATGATGCGAACAATCCTCTGAACGTGCTTTATGGCACCATGGCATTCTTGGTGATTAACACGGTAGTGCATTACTACACAGTGGGTCACATGACAGCCCTGACAGCGCTAAAACAGTTGCCATCGGAGATTGAAGCCACAGCAGCATCGGTGAAGCTTCCTCAATACAAGTTGTTCTTTAAAGTGACATTACCTGTGTGTTTACCTGCGATTTTGGACATTGCGACTTACTTGTTTGTTAATGCATTGACCACCACTTCTGCGGTAGTATTCCTTTACTCAACCGATACGATTCCGGCTTCGGTCTCGATTCTGAATATGGACGATGCAGGTCAAACTGGCGCTGCAGCGGCAATGGCTGTGATGATCATGATTGCTGCCGCAATTGCGAAGATTGTTCAGATGACTTTGGGTAAATTGTTAGAGAATCGCACACAAGCTTGGCGCAAAAGATAA
- the phnW gene encoding 2-aminoethylphosphonate--pyruvate transaminase, whose translation MKNEYLLLTPGPLSTSETVREAMLKDWCTWDDEYNKDIVEVIRTKLVKLATQQDGYTSVLMQGSGTASVEATIGSAIGKDGKLLVVDNGAYGARIAQIAEYLNIPCHVVSPGETSQPHLNEVETALASDPAITHVAIVHCETTTGMLNPIEAFASAAKAHGKVVILDAMSSFGGIPIDIAELGIDFMISSANKCIQGVPGFGFVIAKQTELEKCQGQARSLSLDLYDQWQCMEVNHGKWRFTSPTHTVRAFYQALLELEKEGGIEARHNRYQTNQKTLVAGMRSLGFEPLLSDDLHSPIITSFYSPTHSDYQFKAFYTRLKEQGFVIYPGKVSNADCFRIGNIGEVYPADIERLIGAIEKAMYWQVA comes from the coding sequence ATGAAAAACGAATACCTACTACTGACTCCAGGTCCTCTATCTACTTCTGAAACAGTACGTGAAGCCATGCTAAAAGACTGGTGTACTTGGGATGATGAATACAACAAAGACATTGTAGAAGTGATCCGCACTAAGCTTGTAAAACTGGCGACTCAACAAGACGGCTACACCAGCGTACTAATGCAAGGTAGCGGCACCGCATCAGTGGAAGCGACAATTGGTAGCGCCATTGGCAAAGATGGAAAATTGTTGGTTGTCGACAACGGTGCTTACGGTGCGCGTATCGCTCAGATCGCTGAATACCTAAATATTCCATGCCATGTAGTTTCCCCAGGCGAAACATCACAGCCACACTTGAACGAGGTGGAAACTGCATTGGCATCGGATCCTGCGATCACACACGTGGCGATTGTTCACTGTGAGACAACCACTGGCATGCTTAACCCAATTGAGGCATTTGCTTCTGCGGCAAAAGCACACGGTAAAGTCGTGATTCTCGATGCCATGTCGAGCTTTGGTGGCATTCCTATCGATATCGCAGAGCTAGGCATCGATTTTATGATCAGCTCTGCAAACAAATGTATTCAAGGCGTACCGGGCTTTGGCTTTGTGATTGCGAAACAAACTGAGCTAGAAAAGTGCCAAGGTCAGGCACGTTCTTTGAGCCTTGATCTTTACGACCAGTGGCAATGCATGGAAGTGAACCACGGCAAATGGCGTTTCACGTCTCCAACGCACACGGTTCGCGCTTTCTACCAAGCATTGTTAGAGCTGGAAAAAGAAGGCGGCATTGAGGCTCGTCATAACCGTTACCAAACTAACCAGAAAACACTGGTTGCAGGTATGCGTTCTCTGGGTTTCGAACCGCTACTGAGTGATGATCTGCACTCGCCAATCATCACTTCTTTCTACTCTCCGACGCACAGTGATTACCAATTCAAAGCGTTCTACACGCGTTTGAAAGAGCAAGGTTTTGTGATTTATCCGGGTAAAGTATCGAACGCAGATTGCTTCCGTATCGGCAACATTGGCGAAGTTTACCCAGCAGATATCGAGCGCTTAATCGGTGCAATTGAAAAAGCAATGTACTGGCAAGTTGCGTAA
- a CDS encoding putative 2-aminoethylphosphonate ABC transporter ATP-binding protein — MSTNQHYLNIENVVKQFGQFTALKKISLAIEKGEFVCFLGPSGCGKTTLLRAIAGLDLPTSGAIFQNGQETTFLPPEKRDFGIVFQSYALFPNLTVQENIAMGLKNQGMSTKEALEKVDYWLETIGLPTSGEKFPNQLSGGQQQRVALARALALSPGLLLLDEPLSALDAKVRVHLRDEICKLQRKLGITTIMVTHDQDEALSMADRIVVMNHGVIEQVGTPQEIYQQPATRFVAEFVGSMNFIETSVATDSQVRIAETLMPAPSLTNRKIQRGDRFDLAVRPESIKFVENYTNSLPVRVTATEFLGAFFRIDCVLQNDSSTKTIVVDVPVETVQKLNIKAGDVRYIQFAEEGLHGYAVPSVDKALAA; from the coding sequence ATGTCAACTAACCAACATTACCTAAATATCGAAAATGTAGTGAAGCAATTCGGACAGTTCACTGCATTAAAGAAAATCTCGCTAGCGATTGAAAAGGGCGAGTTCGTTTGTTTTCTTGGTCCTTCTGGCTGCGGTAAAACCACTCTGCTACGTGCCATTGCAGGTTTAGACTTGCCAACGTCTGGTGCGATTTTTCAAAACGGTCAAGAGACCACATTCCTACCACCAGAGAAGCGCGATTTCGGCATCGTATTCCAATCTTATGCTTTGTTTCCGAACCTAACTGTGCAAGAGAATATTGCGATGGGTTTGAAGAACCAAGGTATGTCGACCAAAGAAGCGCTAGAGAAGGTGGATTACTGGTTAGAAACCATTGGGCTTCCAACCTCTGGCGAGAAATTCCCCAACCAACTTTCTGGTGGTCAACAACAGCGTGTCGCTTTGGCTCGTGCATTGGCGTTGTCACCGGGTCTACTGTTATTGGATGAGCCGCTGTCAGCGCTGGATGCAAAAGTACGTGTTCACTTACGTGACGAGATTTGTAAGCTGCAACGTAAACTCGGCATCACGACCATCATGGTTACGCACGATCAGGACGAAGCGTTGTCGATGGCGGATCGTATCGTGGTAATGAATCATGGCGTGATTGAGCAAGTTGGCACACCTCAAGAGATCTACCAACAACCAGCTACTCGCTTTGTCGCTGAGTTCGTCGGCAGCATGAACTTTATTGAAACCTCCGTCGCAACCGACTCCCAAGTACGCATTGCTGAAACCCTGATGCCAGCGCCAAGCCTGACCAATCGTAAGATTCAGCGTGGTGATCGCTTCGACCTTGCGGTGCGTCCTGAAAGCATCAAGTTCGTTGAAAACTACACCAACTCTTTACCTGTGCGAGTTACGGCAACCGAGTTTCTGGGGGCGTTTTTCCGCATTGATTGCGTATTGCAAAACGACAGCTCAACGAAAACCATCGTCGTGGATGTGCCTGTGGAAACGGTTCAAAAACTCAATATCAAAGCGGGCGATGTACGTTACATCCAGTTTGCTGAAGAAGGGTTGCATGGTTACGCCGTGCCCTCGGTTGATAAAGCGCTAGCAGCGTAG